From a single Lates calcarifer isolate ASB-BC8 linkage group LG12, TLL_Latcal_v3, whole genome shotgun sequence genomic region:
- the rassf5 gene encoding ras association domain-containing protein 5 isoform X2 has product MASASVVGQHAEPLFSFKLPGVRRKSTPSRKSSKEKMMFRRRSGSGGECGSATTEGELDTQPLSPGPAGETAVKGGMMPGGGCGAPAGPAAPRSPDRDREEGNTDCDRLTRESHTGHITGDRNSNIDCDSNHNTGGRRGTSLKRSGINVMPSQPVANGHKGAHRHRDGRRDSRNGDSGHDNVSSSVSAQGESGGVLPLERVTQGRTGVVRLARLEPSRREAWSIFPQGVDPRVRSERGEGHRFEAKAVPQDWCDACSRKITAQALKCQNCSYTCHLECQSQVQLDCNKRDRQPEKTPSPRGHCSSTAPQRKNEKKEEEEGGTKDLSEEEVRTRIEQYNAQVTENGMNLAADGSYTGFIKVHLRLNRPVTVPDLEAAGLEGASRQPGGCSRTPSEDQERMDCGQSEKRTSFYLPCDCVKQLHISSLTTTREVIQGLLKKFMVLDNPRKFALYRQTHRDGQDLFQKLPLCERPLLLRLITGPDPDQLSFVLKENETGEVEWHAFSVPELQNFLVILEKEEAERVRAVEQKYATYRQKLQQALRQHDP; this is encoded by the exons ATGGCGTCTGCGAGTGTGGTGGGTCAACACGCGGAACCGCTCTTTTCCTTCAAACTGCCCGGCGTCAGGAGGAAAAGCACCCCGTCGAGGAAATCGTCCAAGGAGAAGATGATGTTCAGGAGACGCTCGGGGAGCGGCGGGGAGTGCGGGTCCGCCACTACTGAGGGCGAATTGGACACTCAGCCCTTGTCTCCAGGACCAGCGGGAGAAACGGCGGTGAAAGGAGGGATGATGCCCGGTGGAGGATGCGGAGCTCCGGCCGGCCCTGCTGCGCCACGTAGCCCGGACcgggacagagaggagggcaaCACGGACTGCGATAGGCTCACCCGAGAAAGTCACACAGGGCACATCACCGGTGACCGCAACAGCAACATTGACTGTGACTCAAACCACAACACCGGTGGTCGGAGGGGGACTTCGCTCAAGAGGTCGGGCATCAATGTCATGCCAAGCCAACCGGTCGCGAACGGACACAAAGGAGCGCACCGGCACCGGGACGGGAGACGGGACTCTCGGAACGGAGACAGCGGACACGATAACGTCTCCTCGTCTGTGTCGGCGCAAGGAGAGAGCGGTGGTGTTCTCCCACTGGAGCGGGTTACACAGGGCAGAACCGGAGTCGTGAGGCTGGCCCGCCTCGAGCCTTCCCGCAGGGAGGCCTGGTCCATCTTTCCCCAGGGGGTGGACCCCCGGGTGAGGAGCGAGAGGGGCGAAGGACACAGGTTCGAGGCCAAGGCCGTCCCGCAGGACTGGTGCGACGCCTGTAGTCGTAAGATCACAGCTCAGGCACTCAAATGCCAAA ACTGCAGCTACACCTGTCACCTGGAGTGTCAGAGCCAGGTCCAGCTGGACTGCAACAAGAGGGACAGGCAGCCTGAAAAAACTCCATCTCCCAGAGGCCACTGCTCCTCCACAGCCCCTCAGCGCAAG aatgagaaaaaggaggaagaggagggagggacgAAAGACCTGTCAGAGGAAGAGGTGCGGACCAGGATAGAGCAGTATAACGCTCAAGTCACAGAAAATGGCATGAACCTG GCTGCAGATGGATCCTACACGGGTTTCATTAAGGTCCACCTTAGGCTCAATCGACCTGTCACAGTCCCTGATTTGGAGGCGGCAGGCCTAGAAGGAGCGTCCAGGCAGCCAGGCGGTTGCAGTCGGACGCCATCAGAGGACCAGGAAAGGATGGACTGCGGGCAGAGCGAAAAGAGAACATCCTTCTACCTACCATGCGACTGTGTGAAGCAGCTCCACATCAGCTCTCTGACCACCACCAGAGAGGTCATCCAGGGCTTGCTAAAGAAGTTCATGGTGCTGGACAATCCCCGCAAGTTTGCATTGTACAGGCAGACGCACCGCGACGGGCAag atctGTTCCAGAAGCTTCCTCTGTGTGAGCGTCCTCTTCTTCTGAGGTTGATCACTGGGCCTGACCCGGACCAACTCAGCTTTGTCCTGAAGGAAAATGAGACTGGAGAGGTGGAG TGGCATGCATTCTCTGTCCCTGAGCTACAAAACTTCCTGGTAATcctggagaaagaggaggcgGAGCGCGTGCGGGCAGTGGAGCAAAAATACGCCACGTACCGACAGAAACTACAACAGGCCCTACGACAACATGACCCCTga
- the rassf5 gene encoding ras association domain-containing protein 5 isoform X1, whose product MASASVVGQHAEPLFSFKLPGVRRKSTPSRKSSKEKMMFRRRSGSGGECGSATTEGELDTQPLSPGPAGETAVKGGMMPGGGCGAPAGPAAPRSPDRDREEGNTDCDRLTRESHTGHITGDRNSNIDCDSNHNTGGRRGTSLKRSGINVMPSQPVANGHKGAHRHRDGRRDSRNGDSGHDNVSSSVSAQGESGGVLPLERVTQGRTGVVRLARLEPSRREAWSIFPQGVDPRVRSERGEGHRFEAKAVPQDWCDACSRKITAQALKCQNCSYTCHLECQSQVQLDCNKRDRQPEKTPSPRGHCSSTAPQRKQNEKKEEEEGGTKDLSEEEVRTRIEQYNAQVTENGMNLAADGSYTGFIKVHLRLNRPVTVPDLEAAGLEGASRQPGGCSRTPSEDQERMDCGQSEKRTSFYLPCDCVKQLHISSLTTTREVIQGLLKKFMVLDNPRKFALYRQTHRDGQDLFQKLPLCERPLLLRLITGPDPDQLSFVLKENETGEVEWHAFSVPELQNFLVILEKEEAERVRAVEQKYATYRQKLQQALRQHDP is encoded by the exons ATGGCGTCTGCGAGTGTGGTGGGTCAACACGCGGAACCGCTCTTTTCCTTCAAACTGCCCGGCGTCAGGAGGAAAAGCACCCCGTCGAGGAAATCGTCCAAGGAGAAGATGATGTTCAGGAGACGCTCGGGGAGCGGCGGGGAGTGCGGGTCCGCCACTACTGAGGGCGAATTGGACACTCAGCCCTTGTCTCCAGGACCAGCGGGAGAAACGGCGGTGAAAGGAGGGATGATGCCCGGTGGAGGATGCGGAGCTCCGGCCGGCCCTGCTGCGCCACGTAGCCCGGACcgggacagagaggagggcaaCACGGACTGCGATAGGCTCACCCGAGAAAGTCACACAGGGCACATCACCGGTGACCGCAACAGCAACATTGACTGTGACTCAAACCACAACACCGGTGGTCGGAGGGGGACTTCGCTCAAGAGGTCGGGCATCAATGTCATGCCAAGCCAACCGGTCGCGAACGGACACAAAGGAGCGCACCGGCACCGGGACGGGAGACGGGACTCTCGGAACGGAGACAGCGGACACGATAACGTCTCCTCGTCTGTGTCGGCGCAAGGAGAGAGCGGTGGTGTTCTCCCACTGGAGCGGGTTACACAGGGCAGAACCGGAGTCGTGAGGCTGGCCCGCCTCGAGCCTTCCCGCAGGGAGGCCTGGTCCATCTTTCCCCAGGGGGTGGACCCCCGGGTGAGGAGCGAGAGGGGCGAAGGACACAGGTTCGAGGCCAAGGCCGTCCCGCAGGACTGGTGCGACGCCTGTAGTCGTAAGATCACAGCTCAGGCACTCAAATGCCAAA ACTGCAGCTACACCTGTCACCTGGAGTGTCAGAGCCAGGTCCAGCTGGACTGCAACAAGAGGGACAGGCAGCCTGAAAAAACTCCATCTCCCAGAGGCCACTGCTCCTCCACAGCCCCTCAGCGCAAG cagaatgagaaaaaggaggaagaggagggagggacgAAAGACCTGTCAGAGGAAGAGGTGCGGACCAGGATAGAGCAGTATAACGCTCAAGTCACAGAAAATGGCATGAACCTG GCTGCAGATGGATCCTACACGGGTTTCATTAAGGTCCACCTTAGGCTCAATCGACCTGTCACAGTCCCTGATTTGGAGGCGGCAGGCCTAGAAGGAGCGTCCAGGCAGCCAGGCGGTTGCAGTCGGACGCCATCAGAGGACCAGGAAAGGATGGACTGCGGGCAGAGCGAAAAGAGAACATCCTTCTACCTACCATGCGACTGTGTGAAGCAGCTCCACATCAGCTCTCTGACCACCACCAGAGAGGTCATCCAGGGCTTGCTAAAGAAGTTCATGGTGCTGGACAATCCCCGCAAGTTTGCATTGTACAGGCAGACGCACCGCGACGGGCAag atctGTTCCAGAAGCTTCCTCTGTGTGAGCGTCCTCTTCTTCTGAGGTTGATCACTGGGCCTGACCCGGACCAACTCAGCTTTGTCCTGAAGGAAAATGAGACTGGAGAGGTGGAG TGGCATGCATTCTCTGTCCCTGAGCTACAAAACTTCCTGGTAATcctggagaaagaggaggcgGAGCGCGTGCGGGCAGTGGAGCAAAAATACGCCACGTACCGACAGAAACTACAACAGGCCCTACGACAACATGACCCCTga
- the rassf5 gene encoding ras association domain-containing protein 5 isoform X3 yields MAQIAPLVPGREVQEEEEEEEEERAKGVAAAGVRPGAVEGVRVGRTFLGQVSLHLEEVRGDSEGEAGSACFGQVSRRLGRLLKRLPKSRSWSDSLRILRRSSSNGSLLTTSDCSYTCHLECQSQVQLDCNKRDRQPEKTPSPRGHCSSTAPQRKQNEKKEEEEGGTKDLSEEEVRTRIEQYNAQVTENGMNLAADGSYTGFIKVHLRLNRPVTVPDLEAAGLEGASRQPGGCSRTPSEDQERMDCGQSEKRTSFYLPCDCVKQLHISSLTTTREVIQGLLKKFMVLDNPRKFALYRQTHRDGQDLFQKLPLCERPLLLRLITGPDPDQLSFVLKENETGEVEWHAFSVPELQNFLVILEKEEAERVRAVEQKYATYRQKLQQALRQHDP; encoded by the exons ATGGCACAGATAGCACCTCTCGTCCCGGGGCGagaggtgcaggaggaggaggaggaagaagaggaggagagggccaAGGGGGTGGCAGCGGCAGGGGTCAGGCCCGGAGCAGTTGAAGGCGTCAGGGTGGGCCGGACGTTTCTCGGCCAGGTGTCGCTGCATCTGGAGGAGGTCAGGGGTGACTCAGAAGGGGAGGCTGGCAGCGCCTGCTTCGGGCAGGTCTCGAGGCGGCTGGGGCGGCTGCTGAAGAGGCTGCCCAAGTCTCGCTCCTGGAGTGACAGCCTGCGGATCCTCCGACGATCATCATCTAACGGATCTCTGCTCACCACCTCAG ACTGCAGCTACACCTGTCACCTGGAGTGTCAGAGCCAGGTCCAGCTGGACTGCAACAAGAGGGACAGGCAGCCTGAAAAAACTCCATCTCCCAGAGGCCACTGCTCCTCCACAGCCCCTCAGCGCAAG cagaatgagaaaaaggaggaagaggagggagggacgAAAGACCTGTCAGAGGAAGAGGTGCGGACCAGGATAGAGCAGTATAACGCTCAAGTCACAGAAAATGGCATGAACCTG GCTGCAGATGGATCCTACACGGGTTTCATTAAGGTCCACCTTAGGCTCAATCGACCTGTCACAGTCCCTGATTTGGAGGCGGCAGGCCTAGAAGGAGCGTCCAGGCAGCCAGGCGGTTGCAGTCGGACGCCATCAGAGGACCAGGAAAGGATGGACTGCGGGCAGAGCGAAAAGAGAACATCCTTCTACCTACCATGCGACTGTGTGAAGCAGCTCCACATCAGCTCTCTGACCACCACCAGAGAGGTCATCCAGGGCTTGCTAAAGAAGTTCATGGTGCTGGACAATCCCCGCAAGTTTGCATTGTACAGGCAGACGCACCGCGACGGGCAag atctGTTCCAGAAGCTTCCTCTGTGTGAGCGTCCTCTTCTTCTGAGGTTGATCACTGGGCCTGACCCGGACCAACTCAGCTTTGTCCTGAAGGAAAATGAGACTGGAGAGGTGGAG TGGCATGCATTCTCTGTCCCTGAGCTACAAAACTTCCTGGTAATcctggagaaagaggaggcgGAGCGCGTGCGGGCAGTGGAGCAAAAATACGCCACGTACCGACAGAAACTACAACAGGCCCTACGACAACATGACCCCTga
- the rassf5 gene encoding ras association domain-containing protein 5 isoform X5 — MTVNAVLTPSMTSSNSMSSGYCSLDDESEDFTFFTAKTSFFRKPRPAAKNEKKEEEEGGTKDLSEEEVRTRIEQYNAQVTENGMNLAADGSYTGFIKVHLRLNRPVTVPDLEAAGLEGASRQPGGCSRTPSEDQERMDCGQSEKRTSFYLPCDCVKQLHISSLTTTREVIQGLLKKFMVLDNPRKFALYRQTHRDGQDLFQKLPLCERPLLLRLITGPDPDQLSFVLKENETGEVEWHAFSVPELQNFLVILEKEEAERVRAVEQKYATYRQKLQQALRQHDP, encoded by the exons ATGACTGTCAATGCAGTGCTGACCCCCTCCATGACCAGCAGTAACAGCATGAGCAGCGGGTACTGCAGCCTGGACGATGAGAGCGAAGACTTCACTTTCTTCACGGCCAAGACCTCGTTCTTCCGCAAGCCCAGGCCTGCAGCGAAG aatgagaaaaaggaggaagaggagggagggacgAAAGACCTGTCAGAGGAAGAGGTGCGGACCAGGATAGAGCAGTATAACGCTCAAGTCACAGAAAATGGCATGAACCTG GCTGCAGATGGATCCTACACGGGTTTCATTAAGGTCCACCTTAGGCTCAATCGACCTGTCACAGTCCCTGATTTGGAGGCGGCAGGCCTAGAAGGAGCGTCCAGGCAGCCAGGCGGTTGCAGTCGGACGCCATCAGAGGACCAGGAAAGGATGGACTGCGGGCAGAGCGAAAAGAGAACATCCTTCTACCTACCATGCGACTGTGTGAAGCAGCTCCACATCAGCTCTCTGACCACCACCAGAGAGGTCATCCAGGGCTTGCTAAAGAAGTTCATGGTGCTGGACAATCCCCGCAAGTTTGCATTGTACAGGCAGACGCACCGCGACGGGCAag atctGTTCCAGAAGCTTCCTCTGTGTGAGCGTCCTCTTCTTCTGAGGTTGATCACTGGGCCTGACCCGGACCAACTCAGCTTTGTCCTGAAGGAAAATGAGACTGGAGAGGTGGAG TGGCATGCATTCTCTGTCCCTGAGCTACAAAACTTCCTGGTAATcctggagaaagaggaggcgGAGCGCGTGCGGGCAGTGGAGCAAAAATACGCCACGTACCGACAGAAACTACAACAGGCCCTACGACAACATGACCCCTga
- the rassf5 gene encoding ras association domain-containing protein 5 isoform X4, with the protein MTVNAVLTPSMTSSNSMSSGYCSLDDESEDFTFFTAKTSFFRKPRPAAKQNEKKEEEEGGTKDLSEEEVRTRIEQYNAQVTENGMNLAADGSYTGFIKVHLRLNRPVTVPDLEAAGLEGASRQPGGCSRTPSEDQERMDCGQSEKRTSFYLPCDCVKQLHISSLTTTREVIQGLLKKFMVLDNPRKFALYRQTHRDGQDLFQKLPLCERPLLLRLITGPDPDQLSFVLKENETGEVEWHAFSVPELQNFLVILEKEEAERVRAVEQKYATYRQKLQQALRQHDP; encoded by the exons ATGACTGTCAATGCAGTGCTGACCCCCTCCATGACCAGCAGTAACAGCATGAGCAGCGGGTACTGCAGCCTGGACGATGAGAGCGAAGACTTCACTTTCTTCACGGCCAAGACCTCGTTCTTCCGCAAGCCCAGGCCTGCAGCGAAG cagaatgagaaaaaggaggaagaggagggagggacgAAAGACCTGTCAGAGGAAGAGGTGCGGACCAGGATAGAGCAGTATAACGCTCAAGTCACAGAAAATGGCATGAACCTG GCTGCAGATGGATCCTACACGGGTTTCATTAAGGTCCACCTTAGGCTCAATCGACCTGTCACAGTCCCTGATTTGGAGGCGGCAGGCCTAGAAGGAGCGTCCAGGCAGCCAGGCGGTTGCAGTCGGACGCCATCAGAGGACCAGGAAAGGATGGACTGCGGGCAGAGCGAAAAGAGAACATCCTTCTACCTACCATGCGACTGTGTGAAGCAGCTCCACATCAGCTCTCTGACCACCACCAGAGAGGTCATCCAGGGCTTGCTAAAGAAGTTCATGGTGCTGGACAATCCCCGCAAGTTTGCATTGTACAGGCAGACGCACCGCGACGGGCAag atctGTTCCAGAAGCTTCCTCTGTGTGAGCGTCCTCTTCTTCTGAGGTTGATCACTGGGCCTGACCCGGACCAACTCAGCTTTGTCCTGAAGGAAAATGAGACTGGAGAGGTGGAG TGGCATGCATTCTCTGTCCCTGAGCTACAAAACTTCCTGGTAATcctggagaaagaggaggcgGAGCGCGTGCGGGCAGTGGAGCAAAAATACGCCACGTACCGACAGAAACTACAACAGGCCCTACGACAACATGACCCCTga